One genomic window of Haliotis asinina isolate JCU_RB_2024 chromosome 4, JCU_Hal_asi_v2, whole genome shotgun sequence includes the following:
- the LOC137281699 gene encoding mitochondrial import inner membrane translocase subunit TIM14-like, translating into MSSGLVLAGLGLAAVGFGGRYLVRYGRVAQQTLKKQLDALPQSGAFSKYYKGGFDPKMTKREAGLVLGISPSASKAKIKEAHKRIMLLNHPDRGGSPFLAAKINEAKDCLDNTRPGSS; encoded by the exons TCATCAGGTCTTGTCCTAGCCGGGCTTGGCCTTGCAGCGGTTGGTTTCGGAG GTCGTTATCTTGTACGTTACGGACGCGTCGCTCAACAGACACTGAAGAAACAACTAGATGCTCTTCCTCAGTCAGGT gccttcagcaagtaCTACAAAGGAGGCTTTGACCCAAAGATGACCAAGAGAGAAGCTGGGCTGGTACTTGGGATCAG TCCATCTGCAAGCAAGGCCAAAATCAAAGAAGCACATAAGAGAATAATGTTGTTGAACCACCCTGACAGAG GTGGCTCCCCCTTCCTGGCAGCTAAGATTAATGAAGCCAAGGACTGCCTGGACAACACGCGGCCGGGGAGTTCCTGA